The Raphanus sativus cultivar WK10039 chromosome 6, ASM80110v3, whole genome shotgun sequence sequence TATGAAAGACCTTGATTTTGGAGGTAATTATACAAAAGCCCTTAAATTCAAATTTGAGCAaagtatatgttttaaattaactTTTGGGGTAAAAATTTTAAGTAATGCCCAAATGTTAAATTAACTTTGAAACAAAGCAATTAATGTTTTCATTGTTATAGTAAATTTTAAGAAGGATAACTATTGGTTTTTAAGGGAatattagaagaagaaaaaagaggtAAATTTGAATGATTGGCTTGCGATTCCCCTGAATTCAACCAAGTTAAAAAATTTTCagttcaacaaaaaaaagaggtaAAAGCAAAGATTATTCCGTATATGAATATTATTTGCcgacaaaaaaagaatattattattactactATTCGAgctgaaaacaaaaaatggattatatataagatattatataaaataaaatcgaTATTTTCTAAAACTCTCAAAAGAGAGTATAAAATGATGTTCTGGCCATTTTAAAGCATGATGACACAAAAGATAAAGTTGTCTGATTAATATTTAAACCGAAACATGTCTACATTTGGATGTGATTGATCTTAAGAAAGTTCTTTCAATCTCTAGGGCAATATAGTAATTTCAATATACCGACAAACCGGGTAAAAAGCAAAATGTTTTCCCACTTAAAAAGAGTTTAAAGACttaaccaaacaaaacaaacaaaaaaatctctcCTACACTCTTGCCGGAGATGCAACTCTTCCTCCTTCTCCTCGCCGCACTATCACCTCCGGCGACTTCCCACTACTCCTCCTCAACCTCATCTCCTTCCTCTTCCACCGTCTCTACCTCCGCCTCCGAATGGCGTCCCGCGCGAGCCACCTACTACGCCGCGACCAACCCTCGAGACGCGGTAGGCGGTGCGTGCGGATACGGAGATCTCGTCAAATCCGGGTACGGCATGGCCACGGTCGGTCTGAGCGAGACGCTGTTCGAGCGGGGACAGATCTGCGGCGCTTGCTTCGAGCTCAGATGCGTCGATGATCTGCGCTGGTGTATCCCCGGGACGTCCATCATCCTCACCGCCACGAACTTCTGCGCTCCTAATTACGGTTTTGACCCCGACGGTGGCGGTCACTGTAACCCTCCCAACAAACACTTCGTGTTGCCCATTGAGGCGTTCGAGAAGATCGCTATTTGGAAAGCTGGGAACATGCCGGTGCAGTATCGAAGGTGCGTTTACCTCAAAAAATCGTAAAAACTTTAGTTCGCGTTTTCTTGAGAAATGCGTTTGCGTTAGTGTAAACGCGCTTTTTAATCTGAAACATTTAAAACAATTCATTACAAGtgaagtgatgatgatgatgcttttGCTTTTGTCTTCTTCGATATCCGTGTGCTTTATATGAGCTGGTGTTTCCCTAGACGCTGTCTTGGATTACTAATTTACTTTATTGCCCTTGACCATTAATCGTGTGACTTGAGTATACTAGTGTAAGTAGTGATTCAACTAGATTCAGCTATGGTATTGAGAGCAGTGTTATTGAAAATTGGTTAGAATCGGCAAATTGGACCTAAATAAAACGATTTTTGTAGAATGATTTTCGGTAAAAGCGTTTAAAGATATTGGTTTAGGCGTTAAAATTGTTCTAGGCCTAAACGAAACGAATTTTCTAgaatgatttattaaaaaatcgGTATAGGTGTTAAAAAAAATCCGCGTAAACAATAATctctcataaatatttataaagggCTAAGTTGCTGTCTAGCAATTTCTAGAACATTGATTTAAAGTGTGGTTTGGATAAGTTGCATATTGTA is a genomic window containing:
- the LOC130496147 gene encoding expansin-A13-like, yielding MQLFLLLLAALSPPATSHYSSSTSSPSSSTVSTSASEWRPARATYYAATNPRDAVGGACGYGDLVKSGYGMATVGLSETLFERGQICGACFELRCVDDLRWCIPGTSIILTATNFCAPNYGFDPDGGGHCNPPNKHFVLPIEAFEKIAIWKAGNMPVQYRRINCRREGSIRFTIDGGGIFISVLITNVAGSGDIAAVKVKGSRTGWLPMGRNWGQNWHINADLKNQALSFEVTASDRSTVTAYNVAPRNWDYGQTFEGKQFETP